The genome window TCGCAGTCCGATGCCCGTCGCAGCCGTCGGCCTCAGTGGTCCCCGGACGTCGGGAACAGCGTGAGCtcgcggcggccgccgccgccgccgctgccgccagcGCCTCGGTCCATCTCGTCGGCGAAGGAGGAGGGCGCGATCATCCCCATCCCCATCCCGGCGGCGGCGCTGGCCATGCGGTGGTGGTGCATCCCGGGCGGCGCGACGCGGCTCAGGAAGCCGTGGTCGAAACcgggcccggcggcggcggcgtagtGGGCGAGCGGGCGCGCGGCCGGGTGGTGGAAGTGGCCGATCTGCGGCGctcggtggtggtggtgcgcgGCGCCGGAGCCCATGGGGGAGAAGGGCGGGTAGGTGTCGGCGGCGGGCGCGCGGTGGGCCGGCGGGAGGAAGGGGACGGGCCCCGTGGCGAAGAGGTGCTCGGTGGCGGCGTCGGTggcggagccggagccggaggagtGGCTGCCCCCTcccccgccgccgccgagcccctGCATGCGCTTGAGGTAGAGGCGGTACTTCTGGAGGTGGGACGCGACGTTCTCGCGCGTGAGGCCGTCGACGCTCATGAGCTGCATTATGGTCTTGGGCACGGCGTTCTTGATGCCGAGCTGCGCCACGGCGTCCACGAAGCGCTTGTGCAGCTGCGGCGTCCACACGAGGCGCGGGCGCTTGAGCGTCCGCGCCGGCTcgtcgccgcccccgcccccgcccccgccgctGGATCCCGCGGCCGACGACGCGCCGCCGCCGTTGATGTCGGGGACGGGGCCCGCCCCGCCGGCGCCGTGCGTCGTGATGTCGAAGGCCACGGCGAGATCGGGCGTGATGAGCGTCTGCGTGAGCGGCATCAGCTCGTCCGGCCGCGGgagctgctgctcctgctcctcgccGCGCGCGAACCAGCtgggctcctcctcctccctcatgGCCGCGGCTTCTTCCTCTGCTCTCTCCTGACGGACGGGCAGAGCAATTCTTGCAGCTCACTCGAGCGAGTCGACGCCGGCGGCAGCGGCAGCCAGCAGGAGCAACGAGCA of Zea mays cultivar B73 chromosome 8, Zm-B73-REFERENCE-NAM-5.0, whole genome shotgun sequence contains these proteins:
- the LOC107548110 gene encoding uncharacterized protein LOC107548110, whose product is MREEEEPSWFARGEEQEQQLPRPDELMPLTQTLITPDLAVAFDITTHGAGGAGPVPDINGGGASSAAGSSGGGGGGGGDEPARTLKRPRLVWTPQLHKRFVDAVAQLGIKNAVPKTIMQLMSVDGLTRENVASHLQKYRLYLKRMQGLGGGGGGGSHSSGSGSATDAATEHLFATGPVPFLPPAHRAPAADTYPPFSPMGSGAAHHHHRAPQIGHFHHPAARPLAHYAAAAGPGFDHGFLSRVAPPGMHHHRMASAAAGMGMGMIAPSSFADEMDRGAGGSGGGGGRRELTLFPTSGDH